The Dehalococcoidales bacterium DNA segment CTTTTCCCCGTTCTTCCCCTCGATGTCCACTTCCATGTCCCCCAGCGACTCTATCAGCTCCTCGATATCCTCGTTCTTGATGCTATCGATATCGAAGTCGATGCCTTTTTCATGCAGGGCGCCGTTGATTTTGTCCTTGGCCTCCGGCGGTATCAGGGACTTCATCTTGATGCCGGCGCGGATTAAGGACATGGGCACGCGCACGTTGACTTTATCCGCGTGGCGGCGGCCGCAAGCGTCCTCGACTTCATCCCCCTCGCGCGGGGTGATGCTCACCCGCAGGTATTTGGCCTTGGTTTTTACTTTCATCCCCGGGCCGCCGTCCTCGTGGCCCCGGTTATCGTGCCCGGAGTTATTCGTCCCGTTGCCGTCGTCGTTCAAAGCGTTGAGCAGCCGGTAGGCTTCATCGGCGCTGATTTTGTTCTGGGCCAGCATTTCCAGTATTTTCTTCTTGGTGTCAGACATTTTATTTCCCTCCCTTTTTTAGATAACGGATACCCTCACGTATCCTTCCCGGTTCTTGATATCCACGTCCAGCCCGCGTAAATTCCACAATGATACGAAGGCCGCTTTGAGCGAACGCCAGGCCCATTTACCCCAGCCGCTGGGCCACGTTATCAGCAGGCCGATAAGGATTAGCGGGGACAGGGCCAGCAGGACCACCAGCAGCACCGGGAAAAGCAGGAAAAGCGGCAGCCATAGTCCGAAGTTGGTATCCTTGTTCTTTATCCTGACATGCATCAGCAGTGGCGGACGGTTCATTTCGATAACCTCCTTATCGCTTCTTCCGCGGTGATATCGCCCTGCTCCAGCTCCGAGAGCACCTCTTCTGTCGGCGATATTTTCTCAATCTGGACGAACTCCAGCTGTTTGGCGATTTTATTGATGCGGTTCTTCACCGTGGGGTAACTTATGCCGAACATCTGCTCCATCTCTTTGATGGAACCGCTGCATTTTACAAAAGCCATGACGAAGACCTGGTCGTCCGGGGGGAGGTTAGCCAGGGGCGGTAAAGAAAAACTCCCCTCGATGGCGATATCGCTATCATTAAGCCGGACGCGCTCTACCGTTACCGGCTTGCCCTGGGTCATCCTGGTCAGTTCATTCCATTCCTTCGCCATCACCGCCGACCTTTCTCAAAATTGATTTTCTTAATATATTATAGTGTCGACTATTCATTTTGTCAATATCTATTTTTAATTTTATTAATATTTCCTTTGATATATATTAATTTTATTAAGTATTTCCCTGATTGGCATGCCCGGCCGCCTGTCACACCCCGATGGTTAACCGTACATAGTCGACGTTCCACTCTGCCGGTGGACGCACCTGCGCAATTACGCTATAATCTAGCGAGGATTTTAACCTATGCCTGTAATCTGTATCGCCAATCAGAAAGGCGGCGTGGGCAAGACCACTACCGCCGCCGCTTTAGCCGAAGGCCTGGCCGAGCATAACAAGCGCGTGCTCCTCATCGACTGGGACCCGCAGGCCAGCCTGACCATCAGCTTCGGGGTGAACCCGGAAAGCCTCACCCTGACCAGCTATGACGTGGTCACCAGCGTCATCCGCAAGGACAACCGCTATTCCCTGCGGGACGTAGCCATAAAAACGGGGAACGGCAACATCGACCTGGTGCCGGCCAACGTTGAGCTTTCCCAGTCGCAGCTCGACCTTGTGAACGTGCCGGTGCGGGAAATGGTGCTCAAGGACATGCTCCGTGCCATACGCAAGGACTACGACTTTGTCCTGCTGGACTGCCTGCCCAGCCTGGGGCTGCTGACCATCAACGCCCTGTGCGCCTCGGACAGCGTCTTGATTCCTTTGCAGGCGGACTTTCTGGCCATGAAGGGGCTGGCGATGCTTTTAAATACCATCATCCGCGTACAGGAAAGGATAAATCCCTCCCTGGAGATACTGGGGATACTTTTCACCATGACCAACCCCCGCACCCTGCACAGCCGTGAAGTCATCGAGGTGACGAAGCGGGCTTTCGGCAGCAGGATAAGGGTGTTCGAGACGGCCATACCCGTCAGCGTCCGTTTTAAAGAGGCCCCGGCCGCCGGGATGACCATACTGAAATACGCCCCTACTTCCGAAGGAGCGGAAGCTTACAGATTACTGGCTAAAGAGGTGCTGCATGAAAAGAGTTAAAATCACCGAGGACATCGCTTACCCCAAAACTTCCGCCCTCGACCGCTTTACCGGCGGCGACCGCCCCGCGGCAGCCCCGGAGGCAAAACCGCCCGGACCCGCCGTGCCCGTACCGGCATCCCGCGCGTCCATGATAAAACTTTCCGTCTTCCTCAACCGCGATGAGGACGCCTATCTGGAGTCGCTGGCATCCACGGCCAAGTTCAGCGGGGGGAAAAAGCTGAGCAAGACCCGGCTGATAGAGGCGATGGTGCGGGCCTTCCGCAAGACCGAGCTGGATGTGCGCGGCGTCAAGGACGACCAGGAGCTGTTAAACCGGGTAGCCGCGCAGCTGAAGAAGTAAATTTCAAAAACCC contains these protein-coding regions:
- a CDS encoding DUF2089 domain-containing protein, with translation MAKEWNELTRMTQGKPVTVERVRLNDSDIAIEGSFSLPPLANLPPDDQVFVMAFVKCSGSIKEMEQMFGISYPTVKNRINKIAKQLEFVQIEKISPTEEVLSELEQGDITAEEAIRRLSK
- a CDS encoding AAA family ATPase, encoding MPVICIANQKGGVGKTTTAAALAEGLAEHNKRVLLIDWDPQASLTISFGVNPESLTLTSYDVVTSVIRKDNRYSLRDVAIKTGNGNIDLVPANVELSQSQLDLVNVPVREMVLKDMLRAIRKDYDFVLLDCLPSLGLLTINALCASDSVLIPLQADFLAMKGLAMLLNTIIRVQERINPSLEILGILFTMTNPRTLHSREVIEVTKRAFGSRIRVFETAIPVSVRFKEAPAAGMTILKYAPTSEGAEAYRLLAKEVLHEKS